One segment of Magnetococcales bacterium DNA contains the following:
- a CDS encoding TusE/DsrC/DsvC family sulfur relay protein, with amino-acid sequence MPSFELNGRTYETDEEGYLANLSDWNEDVAKYMAEQESVDMSESHWEVINFLREYYEEYKIAPMIRILTKAIGKKLGKDKGNTKYLYDLYPGGPAKQACKIAGLPKPTGCV; translated from the coding sequence ATGCCGAGCTTCGAACTGAATGGCCGCACCTATGAAACCGATGAAGAAGGATACCTCGCCAACCTGTCCGACTGGAATGAAGATGTTGCCAAGTACATGGCGGAACAGGAAAGCGTCGATATGAGCGAATCCCACTGGGAAGTGATCAACTTCCTCCGGGAATACTACGAAGAGTACAAAATTGCCCCGATGATCCGCATCCTGACCAAGGCCATCGGCAAAAAACTGGGCAAGGACAAGGGCAACACCAAATACCTGTACGATCTCTATCCAGGTGGCCCCGCCAAACAGGCCTGCAAAATCGCCGGCCTGCCCAAACCGACCGGCTGCGTCTGA
- a CDS encoding respiratory nitrate reductase subunit gamma, which yields MLALIAYLALLTFVLGFGWRIWTYWRSPAPLKIPTTPAPVCKSGVVWRLFTEVAFFNSLFKGNKWTWLGGYLFHAALALVLIRHLRYFVQPLPEAFAYIQIAGIVAGLAMVGGLGFLLVRRFWVDRTRYISSFADYAILVLLLAIGISGLLMQFVFRPDIVEIKSAMLGWVTFQGFSTPEDALFVVHFLLVLVLMVIFPFSKLMHLGGIFFSPTRNQVDNPREQKHVNPWAVAE from the coding sequence ATGCTGGCGCTGATCGCATACCTCGCCTTGCTGACATTCGTCTTGGGCTTCGGATGGCGGATCTGGACCTACTGGCGGTCACCCGCTCCCTTGAAAATTCCCACCACCCCGGCTCCAGTCTGCAAAAGCGGCGTGGTCTGGCGACTGTTCACCGAAGTGGCCTTCTTCAACAGCCTGTTCAAAGGCAACAAATGGACCTGGCTCGGCGGCTACCTCTTCCACGCCGCGCTTGCCCTGGTCCTGATCCGGCATCTGCGCTATTTCGTCCAACCCCTGCCCGAGGCTTTTGCCTACATCCAGATCGCCGGCATCGTCGCCGGTCTGGCCATGGTGGGAGGCCTGGGGTTTTTGCTGGTCCGCCGCTTCTGGGTGGATCGTACCCGTTATATTTCTTCATTCGCTGACTACGCCATCCTGGTCCTGCTCCTGGCCATCGGCATCTCCGGCCTGCTGATGCAGTTCGTCTTCCGGCCCGATATTGTGGAAATCAAATCCGCCATGCTGGGATGGGTGACCTTCCAGGGCTTCTCCACCCCGGAAGATGCCCTGTTCGTGGTCCATTTCCTTCTGGTCCTGGTTCTCATGGTCATCTTCCCCTTCAGCAAGCTGATGCACCTGGGTGGCATTTTCTTCAGCCCGACCCGCAATCAGGTGGATAATCCCCGGGAACAAAAACACGTCAATCCCTGGGCAGTGGCGGAATAA